A window from Micromonospora terminaliae encodes these proteins:
- a CDS encoding glycoside hydrolase family 3 N-terminal domain-containing protein, with product MRLPRHATLGAVGALVVALLPAPAAAAADTGAVTVAAGRSLYAAAEGTRVPVDLSVSTSDGRPLAAAVTVRWATGSGTATPGADYTAASGTLTFPAGSPSGATRTVPVTLRADGAAETAETVPLTLAADGATVTTRPTVVVAAHGLPYLDRRLPVRRRVADLLGRMTLAEKIGQMTQAERAAVADDPSAVARWQLGSVLSGGGSTPASNTPAAWVEMVNGLQAQALSTRLQIPLIYGIDAVHGHGNVVGATVFPHNVGLGATRDPRLVERVGQATAAEVRATGIPWNFAPCLCVSRDERWGRSYESFGEDPALVVSMETIIDGLQGRLGDTDRVLATAKHYAGDGDTDYDEAVAAANEGKPWWEQKYPIDQGVTVTDRARFARIDLAPYLPAVRAHKVGSVMPSFSSVDWTEDGLGNPTKMHAHRELITDVLKGRLGFDGFLISDWEGIHQIPDPAEPTNAGLTAYKVRVGVNAGTDMFMEPNSAEQFEQLLLAEATAGRVPTARIDDAVRRILTKKFELGLFEHPYASADGVDQVGSAAHRAVGREAVAKSQVLLKNAGHALPLRRDASLYVAGRNADDLGNQAGGWTVTWQGVSGADAVPGTSILDGIRQVAPGARITYSADASAPTDGAQVGVVVVGETPYAEGYGDVGGPECGWCSVPQQEEKSLRLQPGDRAVVDKVCSTLPTCVVLVVSGRPQVLTDQLGEIDALVASWLPGSEGAGVADVLFGRRPFTGRLPVSWPRDEAQVPVNVGDADYRPLFPFGWGLRTGQGRDGLAAVAADRPQVRAALAPAGWNADGSLRDAPGVLDRLGRQLRAEHRDAALAEAILGVARDAAQAAVVRGSAPENWATLIADADHAQLTGDPVRAFTLLARAAI from the coding sequence ATGAGACTGCCCAGACACGCCACGCTCGGTGCGGTCGGCGCCCTGGTGGTGGCCCTGCTGCCGGCCCCGGCCGCCGCGGCCGCGGACACCGGCGCGGTCACCGTGGCGGCCGGCCGGTCGCTGTACGCGGCGGCCGAGGGGACTCGGGTGCCCGTGGACCTCTCGGTGTCCACCTCGGACGGGCGGCCCCTCGCCGCGGCGGTCACCGTGCGCTGGGCCACCGGCTCCGGCACGGCCACCCCCGGCGCCGACTACACCGCCGCCTCCGGCACGCTCACCTTCCCGGCGGGCAGCCCGTCCGGGGCCACCCGAACGGTCCCGGTGACCCTGCGGGCGGACGGCGCGGCGGAGACCGCCGAGACCGTGCCGCTGACCCTCGCCGCCGACGGCGCGACCGTCACGACCCGGCCCACCGTGGTGGTCGCCGCGCACGGGCTGCCGTACCTCGACCGGCGGCTGCCGGTGCGGCGACGCGTCGCCGACCTGCTGGGCCGGATGACGCTCGCCGAGAAGATCGGCCAGATGACCCAGGCCGAGCGGGCGGCCGTCGCCGACGATCCCAGCGCGGTGGCCCGCTGGCAGCTCGGCTCGGTGCTGTCCGGCGGCGGCTCGACCCCGGCCAGCAACACCCCGGCGGCCTGGGTGGAGATGGTCAACGGCCTCCAGGCGCAGGCGCTGAGCACGCGGCTCCAGATCCCGCTGATCTACGGCATCGACGCCGTGCACGGCCACGGCAACGTCGTCGGCGCCACCGTCTTCCCGCACAACGTCGGCCTCGGCGCCACCCGCGACCCCCGGCTGGTCGAGCGGGTCGGCCAGGCCACCGCTGCGGAGGTACGCGCCACCGGCATCCCGTGGAACTTCGCGCCCTGCCTCTGCGTGTCCCGGGACGAGCGGTGGGGCCGCAGCTACGAGAGCTTCGGCGAGGATCCGGCGCTCGTGGTGTCGATGGAGACGATCATCGACGGCCTCCAGGGCCGGCTCGGCGACACCGACCGGGTGCTCGCCACCGCCAAGCACTACGCGGGCGACGGCGACACCGACTACGACGAGGCCGTGGCCGCCGCGAACGAGGGCAAGCCCTGGTGGGAGCAGAAGTACCCCATCGACCAGGGGGTCACGGTCACCGACCGGGCGCGCTTCGCCCGCATCGACCTGGCTCCCTACCTGCCCGCCGTGCGGGCCCACAAGGTGGGCAGCGTGATGCCCTCCTTCTCCAGCGTGGACTGGACCGAGGACGGGCTCGGCAACCCGACCAAGATGCACGCCCACCGCGAGCTGATCACCGACGTGCTCAAGGGCCGGCTGGGCTTCGACGGGTTCCTGATCTCCGACTGGGAGGGCATCCACCAGATCCCCGACCCCGCCGAGCCGACCAACGCGGGGCTGACCGCGTACAAGGTCCGGGTCGGGGTCAACGCCGGCACCGACATGTTCATGGAGCCGAACAGCGCCGAGCAGTTCGAGCAGCTGCTGCTCGCCGAGGCGACCGCCGGCCGGGTGCCCACCGCCCGGATCGACGACGCCGTCCGGCGGATCCTCACGAAGAAGTTCGAGCTGGGCCTCTTCGAGCACCCGTACGCTTCGGCGGACGGCGTCGACCAGGTCGGCAGCGCGGCGCACCGGGCCGTCGGCCGGGAGGCCGTGGCGAAATCGCAGGTGCTGCTCAAGAACGCCGGGCACGCCCTGCCGCTGCGCCGGGACGCCTCCCTCTACGTGGCCGGGCGCAACGCCGACGACCTCGGCAACCAGGCCGGCGGCTGGACCGTCACCTGGCAGGGCGTCTCGGGCGCCGACGCCGTACCGGGCACGTCCATCCTGGACGGCATCCGCCAGGTCGCCCCCGGCGCCCGGATCACCTACAGCGCCGACGCCTCGGCCCCCACCGACGGCGCCCAGGTCGGCGTCGTGGTGGTCGGCGAGACCCCGTACGCCGAGGGCTACGGCGACGTCGGCGGTCCGGAGTGCGGCTGGTGCAGCGTGCCGCAGCAGGAGGAGAAGTCGCTGCGGCTCCAGCCCGGCGACCGGGCGGTGGTCGACAAGGTCTGCTCGACCCTGCCGACCTGCGTGGTGCTGGTGGTCTCCGGCCGCCCGCAGGTGCTCACCGACCAGCTCGGTGAGATCGACGCCCTGGTGGCGTCCTGGCTGCCCGGCAGCGAGGGCGCGGGCGTGGCCGACGTCCTCTTCGGCCGCCGGCCGTTCACCGGCCGGCTGCCGGTGAGCTGGCCGCGCGACGAGGCGCAGGTGCCGGTCAACGTCGGCGACGCCGACTACCGGCCGCTGTTCCCGTTCGGCTGGGGCCTGCGCACCGGGCAGGGCCGGGACGGGCTCGCCGCGGTGGCCGCCGACCGGCCGCAGGTGCGCGCGGCCCTCGCACCGGCCGGGTGGAACGCCGACGGCTCGCTGCGCGACGCGCCCGGGGTGCTGGACCGGCTCGGCCGGCAGCTCCGCGCCGAGCACCGGGACGCCGCGCTGGCCGAGGCCATCCTCGGGGTGGCCCGCGACGCCGCCCAGGCGGCCGTGGTGCGGGGGAGCGCGCCGGAGAACTGGGCGACGCTGATCGCCGACGCGGACCACGCCCAGCTCACCGGCGACCCGGTCCGGGCGTTCACGCTGCTGGCCCGCGCCGCGATCTGA
- a CDS encoding glycoside hydrolase family 16 protein, translated as MRRIRTIAAVALVAVGLTAALTTVTASPAVAAPGAVTWSDDFNGAAGTPPDGSRWRYDIGGSGWGNNELQYYTNSTRNAALDGNGNLVITARRENPSGFSCWYGSCQYTSARLLTNGTFSQAYGRFEARIKIPRGQGIWPAFWMLGNDIATNPWPNSGEIDIMENIGREPSTVHGSLHGPGYSGGNPLTGQTSLPGGQALADAFHTYTVDWAPDSITWYLDGVQYSRKTPADAGSNRWVFDHPFFMIMNVAVGGNWPGSPDGSTTFPQTMTIDYVRVQAWDNGGGGGGGTGGQIVGYGNKCVDVSGANTANGTPVQLWTCNGTAAQRWTWNADGSVRALGKCLDVSSGSTANGAKVQLWDCNGTGAQRWVFNANGDIVNPQANKCLDATGASSADGTRLQIWDCTGGANQKWRR; from the coding sequence GTGCGCAGGATCCGCACCATCGCCGCCGTGGCCCTCGTGGCCGTGGGCCTCACGGCCGCGCTCACCACCGTCACCGCATCCCCCGCCGTGGCCGCCCCCGGCGCGGTGACCTGGTCCGACGACTTCAACGGCGCGGCCGGAACACCGCCGGACGGCAGCCGCTGGCGGTACGACATCGGGGGCAGCGGCTGGGGCAACAACGAGTTGCAGTACTACACCAACAGCACCCGCAACGCTGCCCTCGACGGCAACGGCAACCTGGTCATCACGGCCCGCCGGGAGAACCCGTCCGGCTTCTCCTGCTGGTACGGGAGCTGCCAGTACACCTCGGCCCGGCTGCTCACCAACGGCACCTTCAGCCAGGCGTACGGCCGGTTCGAGGCGCGCATCAAGATCCCCCGCGGTCAGGGGATCTGGCCCGCGTTCTGGATGCTCGGCAACGACATCGCCACCAACCCGTGGCCGAACAGCGGCGAGATCGACATCATGGAGAACATCGGCCGCGAACCGTCCACCGTGCACGGCAGCCTGCACGGGCCGGGCTACTCCGGCGGCAACCCGCTCACCGGCCAGACCTCGCTCCCCGGCGGCCAGGCGCTCGCCGACGCGTTCCACACCTACACGGTCGACTGGGCGCCCGACTCGATCACCTGGTACCTGGACGGCGTGCAGTACTCCCGCAAGACCCCGGCCGACGCGGGCAGCAACCGGTGGGTCTTCGACCACCCGTTCTTCATGATCATGAACGTGGCGGTCGGCGGCAACTGGCCCGGCTCGCCGGACGGCAGCACCACCTTTCCGCAGACCATGACGATCGACTACGTCCGGGTCCAGGCCTGGGACAACGGCGGCGGCGGGGGCGGCGGCACCGGCGGGCAGATCGTCGGGTACGGCAACAAGTGCGTGGACGTGTCCGGCGCCAACACCGCCAACGGCACCCCGGTCCAGCTCTGGACCTGCAACGGCACCGCCGCCCAGCGGTGGACCTGGAACGCCGACGGCTCGGTCCGCGCCCTGGGCAAGTGCCTCGACGTCAGCAGCGGGTCGACCGCCAACGGGGCGAAGGTGCAGCTCTGGGACTGCAACGGCACCGGCGCCCAGCGCTGGGTCTTCAACGCCAACGGTGACATCGTGAACCCGCAGGCCAACAAGTGCCTGGACGCCACGGGCGCCAGCTCCGCCGACGGCACCCGCCTGCAGATCTGGGACTGCACCGGCGGCGCCAACCAGAAGTGGCGCCGCTGA
- a CDS encoding GNAT family N-acetyltransferase, translated as MAVVLGDPALHAFIGGAPADAAALRARYERLVAGSPDPAVAWCNWVIRLRDEGCLVGTVQATVTERVAEIAWVVGTPWQGRGIATEAARGLVGRLGRQGVRTVVAHIHPEHRASAAVATAAGLTPTDVMHEGEIRWTGPAGG; from the coding sequence ATGGCGGTCGTGCTGGGTGATCCGGCACTGCACGCGTTCATCGGTGGCGCCCCCGCCGACGCGGCGGCCCTGCGCGCCCGTTACGAACGCCTCGTCGCCGGGTCGCCCGACCCGGCCGTCGCGTGGTGCAACTGGGTGATCCGGCTCCGCGACGAGGGGTGCCTCGTGGGCACCGTCCAGGCGACCGTCACCGAGCGCGTCGCGGAGATCGCCTGGGTGGTGGGCACGCCCTGGCAGGGGCGGGGCATCGCCACCGAGGCGGCCCGTGGGCTGGTGGGCCGGCTCGGGCGGCAGGGGGTGCGCACCGTCGTCGCCCACATCCACCCGGAGCACCGGGCCTCCGCCGCCGTCGCCACCGCCGCCGGCCTCACCCCCACCGACGTGATGCACGAGGGTGAGATCCGGTGGACGGGGCCCGCCGGCGGCTGA
- a CDS encoding PhzF family phenazine biosynthesis protein, which translates to MTEVLRYAAFTTDPAAGNPAGVVLDAGALTDPDMQAIAADVGYSETAFLTPTGPGEFDVRYFSPQAEVPFCGHATIASAVAVAERAGTGDLLFRTPAGAVPVATARDTDGRPTATLTSVAPSDAPVAPDDLAEALAALAWNAAELDPSLPPRVAYAGAHHLILAAATRERLAALDYDFDRLRDLMRRRDWTTVALVWRASGTRFDVRNPFPVGGVVEDPATGAAAAAFGGYLRTHGLVEPPATLHLHQGADLGRPGLLVVDVPATGGVRVTGNAVVMPG; encoded by the coding sequence ATGACGGAAGTCCTGCGGTACGCCGCCTTCACCACCGACCCGGCGGCGGGCAACCCCGCCGGCGTGGTCCTCGACGCCGGAGCGCTCACCGACCCGGACATGCAGGCCATCGCCGCCGACGTCGGATACTCCGAGACGGCGTTCCTCACCCCCACCGGCCCCGGCGAGTTCGACGTGCGCTACTTCAGCCCCCAGGCCGAGGTGCCGTTCTGCGGCCACGCGACCATCGCCTCCGCCGTGGCCGTCGCCGAGCGCGCCGGCACCGGCGATCTGCTCTTCCGCACCCCGGCCGGAGCGGTCCCGGTCGCCACCGCCCGGGACACCGACGGGCGGCCCACCGCCACGCTGACCAGCGTCGCACCCTCCGACGCGCCGGTCGCGCCGGACGACCTCGCCGAGGCGCTCGCCGCGCTGGCCTGGAACGCGGCCGAGCTGGACCCGTCGTTGCCGCCCCGCGTCGCGTACGCCGGGGCGCACCACCTGATCCTGGCCGCGGCCACCCGGGAGCGGCTGGCCGCGCTCGACTACGACTTCGACCGGTTGCGCGATCTGATGCGGCGGCGGGACTGGACCACCGTGGCGCTGGTCTGGCGCGCCTCGGGCACGCGCTTCGACGTCCGCAACCCGTTCCCCGTGGGCGGCGTCGTCGAGGACCCGGCGACCGGAGCCGCCGCCGCGGCGTTCGGCGGCTACCTGCGTACCCACGGGCTGGTCGAGCCACCGGCCACGCTGCACCTGCACCAGGGCGCGGACCTGGGCCGGCCGGGCCTGCTGGTGGTCGACGTGCCCGCCACCGGCGGTGTCCGGGTGACCGGCAACGCCGTGGTCATGCCGGGCTGA